A stretch of DNA from Cryptomeria japonica chromosome 4, Sugi_1.0, whole genome shotgun sequence:
tcactgttcatcacaaagtgttgctatctatcctagtagtactccctgttcatcacaaagtactacgtgtgtgacattccctgttcatcacaaagtgttactcacatttgcactccctgtttatcacaaagtgttgcctatcttggtgctccctgttcatcacaaagtgccttgatctatcctagtcatcctagaggacctgtttgagtgtatcctctcagcagcttatccaatcgacagcgtatgttcatcacagaactgccgatttgacctaaaaagatTCAACCTATGCATTTTACAACACAAACGCACTTTAAGCtcacaaacgcgcttatagactgcacaaacgcgcttctgcaacacagacacgcttcctgaacacatacgtgcctatatCATTCACAAACGCGgtcagggaacacagacgtccctacatgacataaacgcttcTACAATTCTCAAACGTGTCCGCATTCAGCATAAACGCGGTCCCAGGCGTaaacgcgcctggacccgacacagacgcacctgttggacacagacgcgcctggcactgacatagacgcggttgtgcgtttttgcattttttttaactatcctattcctagcgcatttattgctacctaacatgcattaatgacaaaacttgaaatgcgtgaaagtacgaggaggttttgcggtacttaccggctctcctgcatctgctggtcactggaatcgacgaacgcggtcgaatctatgaatgaaagccatcactgctgactgctgctgctcttttctcgctctgcactgtgatcttgtaagggtgtggatgacaatgaggatgtctttttcccgtggtctatcttatagcctaccctagccctcgccctcatttcccgagtcagtattcttcttcctgtgactttgtcactttattcggtcaacccattctatcccgtctttcttatcgagagattgtctgcaatcttttcagacattttcatccaatctctcgagggggcatattattcccatgctggggcaactctgtattagttcatcttatcttctttgaaacaacgcgacaagtcgcattgtctcaaagaggggcaaaatgtagacacctaaaattgtccagtctaattaaataaatattttatttatttaattatctaagcctaattcttctattaattaaataaatctttatttatttaattaattcatttatcctcttctagccttatttctcatttaaataaatacatttatttatttaaattatcattttcctaaattaaataaatatcttatttatttaattatcccacttcttctattaattaaataaatctttatttatttaattaattcattaaccttttctactcatgacacatgtcattcatctcttaattcatacactacctacctctttcattattttactatttcttttacctaccctctaatcctagccgacctctctttttacacctctcaatcttaaccctccatttcttattgtgtcttctatttaaggagatgctttcttcattgtctaaccctaactactggatcaattggctacactacgatcctacttgcaaccacattccgttctttgttgagctcttgtgcatataaaaatctgagagcaaatatatcaagcaagatcaatggagataggaagaatggagatcaaaaccctattgggcatgtgatggtataatctttgtgattttgagttattttgcattgtcttaggttatcttcatatgttatggtggatctttgttgattgttaggctagggtttagtggttggattcattttagcctttcaatattgttgttattgttatccattttcaccataaacactttcTGTTGTGATTGTAGAATCAGTTAAAAATTTGTGAGAGACTATTATTCATTAGAGAATATGATATCATTATCACCTATAGATGTAGATTCAACATTATTGAAGGTCAATGGCTTGACGAAATTAGTTAATTTCCCTCCATTGTTATTTGATATTCATATGCTTATTGCCCTCACAAAGAGGTGGGACTCAAATACTAACACATATTACCTTCCTACTAGTGATATTATTGTTACCCTTTTGGATGATTAGCATGATATGAGGCTTTGAAGTTGTGGAAAGCAATAAACAAATCTCACCATGCCTTGTAAAATGATATTCAATTATATTGATGGTGTACTAGTTGTGCCAAGCATGAGAGGGGAAATGCCTCATCTTCAGTATGATGGTTGAAAGGTATCATAGAGGTGCAAGTAATCATTGATGATCATTGGCATTTTGGCCTTGCTGTCTAGCAAGGGTGCAACAAGTTTATATGGTTTAGCCCAAATTACCCAAGAGATGGAGTATCAATGATTATTTACTTGGGGTCAATATATGTTAACTAATTTATATAATAACATCATGATTCATGAATTTTGGAGGCCAATGTTGGTAAAGGTCATATTTATGCTGAAGGCATTTCTTTATTTGGAATGAGCAAGCTATGAGAAAGCATCAACCACTATCCTTACATCCGTACCATGGCAAGATGACTCAATGGATCTCATCCGTTAATCGTTGTTTGCCCTTTTCCTTCCCATTTCTGACTGTTTTTTGGTCCAATATTTATGAGAACAAAATACCGATAGGTTTTAGTCCGACGCCTGTGGTCAAAATCACTCGCATAGCTTTAAACATAATCCACCCTAGACAAACAGACTTCTCGTATATTTTATATTCGCTAAAAATATTAAAACCTCCTATTGatacatttaaaattaattaatcatgGAAATAGAGGCAttcatgattattattattattacattttaTTATAGGCTCGATTTTATTCTCTCgtatcatgcaaaatatttcattaaatttcatttttgtttttatttggtttttattttatatttaataaaataaaattatatttcgtataatataataaatatataattagtgtataattaatttattttatttaatataaattattataatcaaattaaattaacatataaatataataaatatataataatattatgtacAACTGTATAgttatttatatataattaatattaaataattatatttattattgataTTGACATAAGATAATAGTTAAATTGTGGAGTTGTGGTCCTTGTCCTTTTGGAGTGTCATTGTTGAGTTCTCATCTTGGGATGATGTCTCCCATTTCTAACTGACCTTCATAGCTCCTGATCCAAAGCGTTTACCCttaaaaaaatgattatatttattGATTATATACTTATTTCTACTCTATTTATCTTTCCCCCTCTCTATTACTCTTTTATGTCACCTTCATTCTCTCCCACTCTCGCacactctatctctatctccttgcctctctccccatctctatctatatctcattatgtCTATATCTATATctttttatttttctctctctatctcctcttgcttctctccctatctctttctGTGCatatctccttacctctatctCCCTATGTTTGTCTAGATCTCTCCCTATCCGTCCCTCtgtccatctctccctccatccctcctactctatatctctatctctatttctctctccatTTCCATCTCAcgcctctctctatctctttctatccatacctttctctatttgtatctctctatctctttcccttttCATTTATGTCTCTTTATAGAAATTTCTATTATATATCTCCCTCTCACTCTTCATatattgagctctctctctctctctctctctctctctctctctctctctctattgagCTATATCCCCCTCTCCCTCTATTCTTAATCTCTCATtatctacctatctctctccctctctcctctctatttatctttctttctctctccccttctctcccttcATCTTACCTCCCTATCccttatctatctctctatctttatcaCTCTCTCCCTTTCACTTCCAAAGACTTCCATTAACTCTATTTGACACTGATTTTTTGTCCCCTCCCATAATTCAATTCATCCATGCTACCGGACTCATCTACATTTCGTATTCTTAGTTTCCTTTACTttttgatgattttatattattttgtagTTTTTTAAAAGTTTGAATGTTAAGTAAATaatcaatttcatcttcatttctgtGGAATTTTAACTCGACGATTCGTTTTAGTTTTGGGTCTGATGAGATTCAgtttgaagaagagaatgaacgtGGATCTCCAAATCAAAGAGTCGATGAAACGCTATGGGAGGAAGACTTGTTGCAGGGGACTACACCATCTATTTTAACTGTACAATACAATGGCTGGCATTACAGGAATGAAACCGAGGCATGGGTAGGTCTAGCAATGGAAATCACAAAAGAATTGGAAGCAATGATGACGGTGGCGCACAAGTTGAGAACCAGCTGGATATATAATTGGAGAAACCACAAAAACAACATCTGTTTTGGAGTGATCCTCCCATTCTTTCTTGCACTGCTGGTGGCCATCTGGTTTAGTACCATTGTATGGCTTCTACTTGATTCCTCCCAAAGTAAAGATCTAAAGAAATTTAAGTATGGAGGTCTACCAGCATCCATGATTGTAGCTCCTTGGGGTGTAGTGAAGTCTATAATCTCTTTTGTTAAACCGATCAGTTCATAGGTCATGGACTACATATGTCTTCCAGACCATAGCCAAAAGCTTGGTTATCgtcagaaggttattgatgatatCGTGGGATGTGTTTGCTTTTATATGGTGCTACATTACATGGAGTTGGGATGAGAACTATGTTCCAGGAACAAAAATTCCAAAGATGCCTCATGCTTTCAGTAATAATCTTAGGATAATAGTCTTCGTCGACGATCTCGATCGTTGTGAAGAAATGTGATTCTGCAGGTATAACTTTAGAAAACCCATCTATTGCAGTTGTTACAAATATCAATTCTTAGTCTCTggttttataaatttatttataaaacttGTCTATTGCAATTGTTACAAATATGTATTATTCGTCTCTGGTTTCCTAAATTTATTTTTAACTTTGGCAGGTCTTATCAGCAGTGAATCTGGTTTTGGCCACTTGCGAGATCAACGTTATTTTGAGCATGGAAAAGAGCATGATCCAAAGGGCAATAATAAGAAAGTATGGGAATAACAATAGCAATGCCAATAATAAGTCCAATGAGGACTTAGCAGACAATTATTTAAGGAAGATAGTTCAACTGCTGCTACACCTAGCAGACCCTAGTGACTTAGAGTCCAGAGACTTTTTGCAAAGCTAGCTAGGTAGAAAACGGTCTACCGATCCAGCAGCAGAGAAAGAAAAACGCACTGCTTATGGGGGTAGAAAAGCCAATCCCAAGTTCCAAATTGGAACTTCGGATGCAAATAAACCTAAACTAGGTGAATATCTCTGACTATATACAAGTGAGATTAGTCACATTTTATATCTGCATCAAGGTACAGCTTCACTTTAACAGATAAATTATTTTTCTTCTACTTCAATGTTGTTGTAGGTAGaggagaaacaaagaaagatttggCAGAATCTAGAGCCAAGCAACAAAGAGCCCTCAGTACTTCAGGTGAAAATATTCCAGATGCAGTCCTTTTAAGCTGAACAAAAAATAAGAGACTAACGGTCTAAACATTACTGTATTGATGATTTTAATATGGCTCTTAACTAGACAATGTTGCTTCCTCGAATAGACACAGCAGAGCAAGGATTAGGAAAAATGGAAGAGCAAAAAACAATTAAGAAACCAGGTGATATATCATTCAAATACACAGAGCATTTTAGGTGGTGATTTGTGCAATGTACACAATTCACATTTCATTTTCATTCAAAATGTGTGTTAGCAGAAGGCTCGGGAGTTGCAGATGCAACGTTTGAGATAGATGAATAGCCAAAAAAAATTGAGAACGTAGGTGAATATATCATTCAAATACAGAGCATTTTAGGTGATGATTTGTGCAATGTACGATCTCTCAATTCACAATCCATTTTattaattcctcccacttgcatagttttatgcttttattttttcagttttatttgggatgattatgcataaaagctgttttagttttttagttttagtttttttctttatttctaataataCAAGTTTTCCAAAATCTAGATGTATCTAAAACCTCTATATAATGAGGTAGTTATAATTCATTTTTTATCAGTTAGTCTGATCCTTGGTCAGTTGATCAAGAAGTTTGATCCTTGATCTATTGATCAAGAAGCTTatgtaatctcttgaatcaatagaatagcttatttgtgttccaattttatatttctttcatttggtatcagagcaggttgcaGAATTTTTTGATCGTGCAGGTAGTCTCTAGATGGCTAATGGAAAGGATTTAGCATTTTAGCTTCCATTATTTACTAGAGAAAACTATGATTATTGGAGTATCAAGATGAAGACCCTACTTTTATCCCAAGATCTCTGGGAATTTGTGGAAGGTGGATACATAGAACCTGTTGATCAGAATGCATTCAATACATGGATACCATAACAAAAAAATCAGttgaaagaagatagaaagaaggataacaaagctcttttcaccattcaatctgCCTTGGATGTCTCAATTTTTCTTCGAATTGCTAGTCTGACAAAATAAAAGGATGCATGGGAGACTCTACAAACTGCATACCAAGGTACAGATaaaatcaaattggtaagacttcaaactttttgaagagaatttgaaattttgagGATGAAAGAATCTGAGTCTATTCATGAATTTATTACTAGGACTCAAGGTATAGTGCATCAGCTTAGCACTCAAGGAGAAACTATATCAGatcaaaaaattgtagaaatttttttgaGGTCTTTTCCTCCTAAATTTGATCCAGTAGTAAttgctattgaagaaagtaaagatctaactactttcaaagttgcaGAAGTCTCATGAAGAGCGCATGCAGCGTTCTATGGAAAGTGGTGTTCAAGCTTTCCAATCTTCTATGAATATTGAGGAAAAATCCAAATCTCCTCCCTCTCATATTGCTAAATTTCAAGGTGAATCTTTTGGAAATAACAGaagaagaggtagaggaagaggaagaggaaataatagaggaagaggacgAAGTTCTGTTGATAGAAGGAGTATTCAATGCAGATATTGTGAAAGATATGGGTACTATGAATCTAAGTGTAGGAAGAAGAAATCTGACTTGAATAAGTCAAGAGCTAGTTATGCAGAAGAATCTTCTAATGCAAAGAATTCTACATTCTTTGCATGCAATTTGGGAAAAGAACCCCAAGAAGATGTCTGGTTCTTGGATAGcggttgttcaaatcacatgacaggtaaatctgatttctttgtcaaattagatgattcaatgaagagtaaagttaaatttggagatgataaggaggtTGATGTAATGGGAAAAGGTACCCTTGCAGTCAAGACTAAGCAAGGAGACACTACAAATATCCATAATACTTTCTTCATGCCAGAATTACAACATagtcttttgagtataggacaattTCTAGAAAGGAACTATAAAGTTGCATTTGAAGATAGCTGctgcaaaatttttgataaatctaataatcatcatcTTGTAGCAAAGACTTATATGACAAAGAATAGATTGTTTCCTCTCAAATTGCTTTCTAGTAAGTTGCATGCACTAAAATCAACCATAGATGATTCATGGTTATGTCATCAACGATATGGTCATATGAATTTTCAAGGGCTAACATTGTTGaataagaagaatatggtgagaggTCTTCCTCCAATCAAGGCAAACGAATAAGTTTGTTTAGGGTGTGCCCTTGGCAAGCATCACCGAGACAGTTTTCCGGTGGGAAAATCATGGAAAACCAAATCTCCTCTAGAGCTTGTGCATGCTGACATCTGTGGTGATATGCAAGAGCCATCATTGGGTAAGAACTTTTttttttgacattcattgatgattactctcgccacacttgggtttattttttgaagcaaaaatctgaagcctttgcatGCTTCAAAAATTTTAAAGCACTGGCTGAAAAACAAAGCAGGTTTCCTATCAAGATACTCAGAacagatagagggggagagtttacttctaatgagtttgctGATTTTTGTGCTAAGAATGGCATCTAGAGACAACTTACTGCCGCAtatacaccttagcaaaatggtattgctgaaagaaagaactgTACCATTATGGAAATGGCATGAAGCATGTTGTAGACAAAAAATATTACAAATAGTTTTTGGGGAGAAGCAGTTGCCACTACAGTGTATATTCTCAACTGTAGTCCCACAAAAGTAGTTCGAAATCTGACTCCAAAGGAAGCCTGGAGTGGTCACAAGCCTTCAGTGGCTCATCTTCGCATCTTTGGATGTTTGGCATATGTGCATATTCCAGTTCAAAAGCGGAAGAAGTTGGATGCCAAATCCCAACTTTGTATCTTTGTGGGCTACTACTGCAACTAAAGGCTACAGATTCTATAATCCCAAGACAAAGCAATGAACAGAATTAGTTATCTCTCTTATTTGTATTTGAATTATATTTCTTTCAGTTTTCATTCAAAAGGTTTGTTAGCAGAGAGGGTATCTCCAATCACACAAATATACAGAAATATATAGAAATGTTTGTGCAATGTACGAACACACAATCCACAGTCCGGAGTTGAAGAAGCAATGATTGAGATAGATGATATACCCAGCATTGAACAGTCAATCAAAAGTGTTGAACAAGGTGCGGGTTTCAAGTTTTAGTAAGCTGGCTATATATATTAATTTTGTTTTCTATGAGTTTCCCAATTCAGATCACTTATCtacaaattttaattttgtttaaaatatatatgtGAACTATATTCTGATTTATATCAATACAAGTGAGATTAGTCACATTTTATATCTGCATCAAGGTACAGCTCCACTTTAACAGATGAATTATACTTCTTCTATTTTAATGTTGTTGTAGGTAGAGGAGAATCTGGAGCCAAACAACAAACAACCGTCTGCATTTTAGGTGAAAATATTCCAGATGCAGTCCTTTTAAGCTGAACAGAAAATAAGAGATGAGGTCTAAGCACTACCGTATTGATGATTTTAATATGGACCCTAACTAGAGAATGTTGCTTCCCCAAGCAAGCACAGCCCAACAAGGATCACGTAAAATGGAAGAGCAAGAAACAATTAAGAAACCTGGTGATATATCATTCATATTCACAGATTATTTTAGGCGATGATTTGTGCAATGTACGATCACACAATTCAGAATCCGTTTTCATTCAATTCATAATATGTTTTCTTTCAAAATGTTTGTTAGCAGAGAGGGTATCTCCGATCACTCAAATATACAGAAACATACAGAAATGTTTGTGCAATGTACGAACACACAATTCGCAATCCAGAGTTCAAGAAGCAACGATTGAACAGccaatcaaaagagatgaaaaaggTGCAGGTTTCAAGTTTTAATAAGCTGgctatattatattaattttgttTTCTATGAGTTTCCCAATCCAGGTcacttatattattttaattttctttaaaatataTATGTGAACTATATTCTAATTTATAACTACAAAATCATATCCTACTGCGACTGTAAAACGTCTCTCCAGGTAAAAAAACTACGCTAAAAATAACAAGTAGACTAATAACTTTCTAATGCCAGACATGAAAGATTTATAATAACAGCTTGACGGTTGTTGCAGGTGATAAAGACAACAAGGATGAGCGAAGCCTCTCCTTAATAATTAGTGCAATTCCCATTCCTAAGTACAATGAAGGAGAAAGGAGTGCTTTTTCCTTTCTTCATACTCAGTAGAAAACTTCCCCGAGAGTGGAAATGCTTGATGGCATACCATCGGCTAGCATGGAATATTTTGTCTCTAAGCTCCGACGTTATCCCAGTGGAAGGATGGCAGGTTCAACTTATTGCATGGATTTTCGTCTGCTGGCAATGGAGGGACCTCATGACAACTCTTATACAAGTAAGATAGCGTCACAATTTTTTTTGAACTTACCTCAACGGTGATGACTTGAATGGACAGTGTGTGTTAGTTTATTTCCTTAGGCACACAATTTTAGTTCttataacaaaaaatgaaaattctttgtaTGCAGAAATGGAACAACCTTGGGGTTTTAAGAAAGTGGAAAGTTGTAGAGGAGGATACAATTGGGCCTTCGCTGAGAGAGATTGTTGAACAATATATTG
This window harbors:
- the LOC131874800 gene encoding uncharacterized protein LOC131874800 encodes the protein MAYHRLAWNILSLSSDVIPVEGWQVQLIAWIFVCWQWRDLMTTLIQKWNNLGVLRKWKVVEEDTIGPSLREIVEQYIDERWPSDKKSDSFHGDSTIKKKDDAIDSLHKDVGVSSSSSTKEVEKTSESLPERNMTTIFSAEGTEGDDYLKEVL